A genomic stretch from Legionella adelaidensis includes:
- the dapD gene encoding 2,3,4,5-tetrahydropyridine-2,6-dicarboxylate N-succinyltransferase translates to MSSLQTIIEQYFEQRTHLNPENAPKDLTHSIEEVRHLLDNGKIRVAEKMSDGWVVHQWIKKAVLLSFKIFPNTLINSGFAQFYDKVPLKFEHLDAATFEQMGVRVVPHAIARRGAFIAKNTVLMPSYVNIGAYIDEGVMVDTWATVGSCAQIGKNVHLSGGVGIGGVLEPLQANPTIIEDNCFIGARSEIVEGVIVEQGSVISMGVFIGQSTKIYNRETGEITYGRVPAGSVVVSGNLPSKDGSHSLYCAVIVKQVDEKTRAKVSINELLRDTQS, encoded by the coding sequence ATGTCTTCATTACAAACCATCATTGAGCAATATTTTGAGCAAAGAACCCACCTGAATCCCGAAAATGCACCCAAAGACTTAACGCACTCTATAGAGGAAGTGAGACATTTATTAGATAATGGAAAAATCCGGGTCGCTGAAAAAATGTCAGACGGTTGGGTAGTACACCAATGGATTAAAAAAGCGGTCCTTTTATCCTTTAAGATTTTTCCCAATACCCTTATTAATAGCGGTTTTGCTCAATTCTATGACAAAGTTCCATTAAAATTTGAGCATTTGGATGCGGCTACGTTTGAACAAATGGGCGTACGAGTCGTTCCTCATGCAATTGCAAGGCGAGGCGCCTTTATAGCTAAAAATACTGTTTTAATGCCTTCTTATGTAAACATTGGCGCTTATATTGATGAAGGGGTCATGGTAGATACTTGGGCGACGGTTGGCTCCTGTGCTCAAATCGGAAAAAATGTACATTTATCCGGTGGAGTGGGTATTGGCGGCGTCCTGGAACCATTGCAAGCGAACCCCACTATTATTGAAGACAATTGCTTTATTGGTGCCCGCTCAGAAATTGTCGAAGGTGTCATTGTCGAACAAGGATCAGTAATTTCCATGGGCGTATTTATTGGCCAAAGCACAAAAATATACAATCGTGAGACCGGAGAAATTACCTACGGCAGAGTACCGGCGGGTTCGGTGGTGGTTTCGGGAAATTTACCTAGTAAAGATGGTAGCCACAGCCTTTATTGTGCCGTTATTGTAAAACAAGTCGATGAAAAAACACGTGCGAAAGTAAGTATTAATGAGCTCCTTAGAGATACTCAATCATGA
- a CDS encoding trans-sulfuration enzyme family protein, translated as MDALHFDTRAIHAGQEPDPGTGAVMTPIYATSTYKQSSPGIHQGYEYSRTHNPTRKAYEQCVASLESGQYGFAFASGMAAIDCVINLLNAKDHAIVMDDIYGGSFRLFDKVKTRTSDLSFSFVDMTQIENIENAITSQTRLLWVETPSNPMLKLADLRKIAEIGKKHKLIAVADNTFATPWIQRPLELGFDMVVHSATKYLNGHSDVVSGIVVVGDNAELAEKMSFLQNACGGVAGPFDSFLVLRSLKTLSLRMERHCENAQVLAEWLEKHPKIRKVIYPGLHSHSQYNLAKAQMHAFGGMISMVIDGDLEQTKRFLSRCEIFTLAESLGGVESLIEHPAIMTHASIPPENRKKLGIEDGFVRLSVGIEHIEDLKKDLEYALNTKY; from the coding sequence ATGGACGCTTTACATTTTGACACTCGCGCCATCCACGCAGGACAAGAGCCCGATCCTGGTACGGGTGCAGTTATGACTCCTATTTATGCTACATCCACTTATAAACAATCTTCACCAGGCATACATCAAGGTTATGAATACTCAAGAACCCACAATCCCACAAGAAAAGCCTATGAACAGTGTGTAGCGAGTTTAGAATCCGGTCAATATGGTTTTGCTTTTGCATCGGGAATGGCAGCTATTGATTGTGTAATCAACTTATTAAATGCCAAAGATCATGCCATTGTGATGGACGATATTTACGGAGGCTCATTCCGGCTCTTTGATAAAGTCAAAACCAGAACAAGTGATTTGTCTTTCTCTTTTGTAGATATGACACAAATTGAAAATATTGAAAACGCCATTACTTCACAAACACGCTTACTATGGGTGGAGACCCCTTCTAATCCTATGCTAAAACTTGCTGATTTGCGCAAAATAGCTGAGATCGGTAAAAAGCATAAACTCATTGCAGTAGCAGACAATACTTTCGCTACTCCCTGGATTCAACGTCCCCTAGAGCTTGGCTTTGACATGGTCGTGCACTCGGCTACCAAGTATTTAAACGGCCATTCCGATGTGGTCAGTGGGATAGTTGTAGTGGGAGACAATGCGGAATTAGCAGAAAAAATGAGCTTTTTGCAAAATGCATGTGGAGGGGTAGCAGGACCTTTTGATAGCTTTCTCGTTTTACGTAGCCTAAAAACCCTGTCTCTACGCATGGAAAGACACTGTGAAAATGCGCAAGTTCTGGCAGAATGGTTAGAAAAACATCCAAAAATACGCAAAGTCATTTACCCAGGTCTTCACTCCCACTCCCAATACAACTTGGCAAAAGCTCAAATGCACGCCTTTGGTGGCATGATCTCTATGGTAATTGATGGAGACTTGGAACAGACCAAGCGCTTCTTGTCCCGCTGCGAAATTTTCACTCTTGCTGAAAGTTTAGGGGGTGTAGAAAGCTTAATAGAGCACCCTGCCATCATGACGCATGCCTCGATTCCACCAGAAAATAGAAAGAAATTAGGCATTGAAGATGGTTTTGTGCGCTTATCAGTAGGGATTGAACATATAGAAGATTTAAAAAAAGATTTGGAGTACGCATTAAATACTAAATATTGA
- a CDS encoding type II secretion system protein N, whose amino-acid sequence MYSEIKAFLLKPLVPLLLSIIFILWTIVQVIHTSINIRNNEDMIVSRPQVAIIKTKPVIPSIKRPLFGDYVPENLNETTVKESMLNLHVVGVLFSKKEEDSQVIIRTASGEEHTYKIGDTLPGSVIIKRITPEGVLLGREGGLESLSLPKNPLNFQPQAKPLEEDKL is encoded by the coding sequence GTGTATAGTGAAATAAAAGCATTTCTATTAAAGCCCCTTGTTCCCTTATTACTCAGTATAATTTTTATTCTGTGGACAATTGTTCAAGTTATACATACCTCCATAAACATTAGAAATAATGAAGACATGATTGTAAGCAGACCCCAGGTAGCTATTATTAAGACTAAACCAGTTATACCTTCGATTAAAAGGCCGCTTTTTGGAGATTATGTACCAGAGAATTTAAACGAAACCACGGTCAAAGAATCCATGCTTAATTTACACGTCGTGGGGGTTCTTTTTTCAAAAAAAGAAGAAGATTCTCAAGTTATTATACGCACTGCAAGTGGCGAAGAGCACACTTATAAAATAGGGGATACGTTACCCGGAAGTGTTATCATTAAACGGATTACCCCGGAAGGTGTATTACTGGGTAGGGAAGGTGGTTTAGAAAGTTTGAGCTTACCTAAAAACCCATTAAACTTTCAGCCACAAGCGAAGCCATTAGAAGAGGATAAACTTTGA
- a CDS encoding glycoside hydrolase family 3 protein, translating to MSLRKKIAQMLIMGFPGYELREDQPVFNWLKEGIGGVLLFDKDLQTNTLGKNIKDIEQIKVLTRDLREAADSVLPLFIAIDYEGGKVDRLARVAGCPPTIKPSEQALLSEEDLFTEARKMAATIKALGFNLNFTPVVDLNLNEQEGIIGSMGRSFSADPKKVDRCSQIVVQAFKEEGIATSYKHFPGHGSATGDTHEGFVDVTTTYNELEIEPYYALAQSDAPTMVMTAHVINKKLDSSGLPATLSKTILTDLLREKIGFEGVIISDDLQMHAISQHYSLEESLALTINAGANMLIFGNQLGQNSAIEIINTIESLVARGIISQDKIDDSYSRISQLKSFLPKIKHRESERVLGI from the coding sequence ATGTCATTGCGAAAGAAAATTGCCCAAATGCTGATTATGGGATTCCCCGGGTATGAATTAAGAGAAGATCAGCCTGTATTCAATTGGCTTAAAGAAGGCATTGGTGGTGTTTTACTTTTTGATAAAGATTTACAAACAAATACATTGGGTAAAAATATAAAAGATATAGAGCAAATAAAAGTACTTACTCGTGATTTACGTGAAGCTGCGGATTCGGTCTTGCCTCTTTTCATTGCTATTGATTACGAGGGGGGGAAGGTGGATCGATTAGCGAGAGTAGCGGGATGTCCACCCACAATAAAACCCTCGGAGCAAGCTTTACTTTCTGAAGAAGATTTATTTACAGAGGCCAGAAAAATGGCTGCCACCATAAAAGCGTTGGGTTTTAATTTAAACTTTACCCCGGTTGTAGACTTAAACCTTAACGAGCAAGAAGGAATTATTGGATCGATGGGGCGAAGCTTTTCCGCCGATCCTAAAAAAGTCGATCGTTGCTCGCAAATTGTGGTGCAGGCTTTTAAAGAAGAAGGCATTGCCACGTCATACAAGCATTTTCCCGGGCATGGCAGTGCAACAGGGGATACCCATGAAGGTTTTGTCGATGTGACAACTACATACAATGAATTGGAAATAGAACCTTACTATGCACTTGCGCAATCAGATGCTCCAACTATGGTTATGACGGCACATGTAATAAATAAAAAATTAGACAGTTCGGGTTTGCCAGCGACTTTATCTAAAACCATACTGACCGATTTATTACGTGAAAAAATAGGGTTTGAAGGGGTAATAATAAGCGACGATTTACAAATGCATGCAATTAGCCAACATTACTCTTTAGAAGAGAGTTTAGCGCTAACTATTAATGCGGGCGCTAACATGCTTATTTTTGGCAACCAGTTAGGGCAGAACTCAGCAATTGAAATAATCAACACGATTGAGTCCTTGGTTGCGCGTGGGATTATTTCACAAGATAAAATTGACGATTCGTATTCTCGTATTTCGCAACTAAAATCTTTTCTACCAAAAATAAAGCATCGGGAAAGCGAAAGAGTCCTTGGTATTTAG
- the dapE gene encoding succinyl-diaminopimelate desuccinylase, which translates to MSELKELLAKLVSFKSITPEDDNCQNFMISYLEKIGFQCRHFNSFPVNNFFAQIGNQQPLLVFAGHTDVVPVGDKKKWATPPFLLTKKDGLLYGRGTADMKGSLAAMMVAAAKFVKYSSHFNGSLGFLITSGEEGDHYDLGTPYVMSELEKLGIKIDYCIVGEPSSTKKIGDVIKVGRRGSLNGKITLIGKQGHVAYPHLAENPIHNILPTLNELTQRQWDQGNDYFPPTSLQITTIQSGGMGTNVIPGELSLLLNIRYSTEQDHETLKQEIEHYFKRNELNAVFEWRLSGKPFLTEKGKLLESSIQAIKSITTQDPELSTTGGTSDGRFIAPYGVEVIELGPINATIHQVNECVSLNDLETLSEIYYKIAETLL; encoded by the coding sequence ATGAGCGAGCTGAAAGAATTACTTGCCAAGCTCGTTTCTTTTAAATCAATCACTCCTGAAGATGATAACTGTCAAAACTTTATGATTTCTTATTTAGAAAAAATAGGGTTTCAATGCAGGCATTTTAATAGTTTCCCGGTCAATAATTTTTTTGCTCAAATTGGAAACCAACAACCGCTACTAGTTTTTGCGGGCCATACGGATGTAGTGCCCGTAGGAGATAAAAAAAAATGGGCAACACCTCCTTTTCTGCTAACCAAGAAAGACGGTCTCCTTTATGGGCGCGGCACTGCAGATATGAAAGGCAGCTTGGCTGCGATGATGGTTGCAGCTGCAAAATTTGTCAAATACTCTTCCCACTTTAACGGTAGCCTGGGCTTTTTAATTACTAGTGGGGAGGAAGGCGATCACTATGATCTGGGTACACCATATGTGATGTCAGAATTGGAAAAACTAGGAATAAAAATTGATTATTGTATTGTCGGCGAGCCTTCTAGTACTAAAAAGATAGGTGATGTTATCAAAGTAGGAAGGCGCGGCTCATTAAATGGAAAAATTACACTTATCGGTAAACAAGGGCATGTGGCTTATCCCCATCTTGCCGAAAACCCTATTCATAACATTCTTCCAACATTAAATGAGTTAACCCAACGGCAATGGGACCAAGGTAATGACTATTTCCCCCCTACTTCCTTACAGATTACCACAATTCAATCAGGCGGTATGGGCACCAATGTTATCCCAGGAGAGCTCTCCTTACTCCTTAATATTCGTTATTCCACTGAGCAAGACCATGAAACGTTAAAGCAAGAAATAGAGCATTACTTCAAAAGAAATGAGCTCAACGCTGTCTTTGAATGGCGTTTAAGCGGTAAACCTTTTTTAACTGAAAAAGGGAAGTTATTAGAAAGCAGTATTCAAGCTATAAAAAGCATAACCACCCAAGACCCCGAGCTTTCAACGACAGGCGGCACCTCTGACGGGCGTTTTATAGCTCCTTACGGAGTAGAAGTAATTGAACTGGGGCCCATAAATGCCACGATCCACCAAGTAAATGAATGTGTCTCTTTGAATGATTTAGAAACATTAAGCGAAATATACTATAAAATCGCTGAAACCTTACTGTAG
- a CDS encoding dicarboxylate/amino acid:cation symporter — protein sequence MCAPSKKTRKNFFNNTPLLYGIMIALGVISGLSDISLLKTVGLFIADVFIKIFKCISLPIIALSIIVTLSGYRSDGMMRTIWRRTMTYTLGTTLVAAGISCLLYIIIHPGMVGIVTEFKQQGNQINYLQHIAGLIPSSLFTPFIEQQVLSVLLVSIVVGIAIRFIPDDDARQTITHFFRGAHGLFMVITKWVIAIIPIGLYGFITSTFVQLKSGAAIQGIGEYLLIIVLANLVQGFIVLPLWLKFQGIKPFQTMKGMLPALSLAFFSKSSVGTLPVTMETVEKNLNVKPHLSRFILPLCTSINMNGCAAFIFATVIYLMQNHGIHVSLGSMFLWIIVATVAAIGNAGVPMGCFFLSASLLASMNVPITLMGIILPFYSLIDMLETSLNVWSDACVVKVVDTKAQKEALAEAEKNTDGRLVEIA from the coding sequence ATGTGCGCACCATCTAAGAAGACGAGAAAAAATTTTTTTAATAACACGCCTTTGCTTTATGGAATCATGATTGCTTTAGGAGTAATCAGTGGTTTATCCGACATATCTTTATTAAAAACAGTCGGGTTATTCATAGCCGATGTTTTTATTAAAATATTCAAATGCATCAGTTTGCCCATCATAGCTCTTTCTATAATTGTAACGTTATCAGGCTACCGTTCTGATGGAATGATGCGTACAATTTGGCGAAGAACCATGACGTACACCTTGGGGACTACGCTTGTTGCAGCGGGAATTAGTTGCCTTTTATACATTATTATTCATCCTGGCATGGTGGGTATAGTCACCGAGTTTAAACAGCAAGGTAACCAAATAAATTATTTGCAACACATTGCAGGTCTTATCCCCTCTTCTTTATTTACTCCTTTTATTGAACAGCAGGTCTTAAGTGTTTTATTAGTGAGTATTGTCGTGGGGATTGCTATTCGCTTTATTCCTGATGATGATGCCAGACAAACAATCACTCACTTTTTTCGCGGTGCGCATGGCCTTTTTATGGTGATTACCAAATGGGTGATTGCGATAATCCCTATAGGTTTATATGGATTTATAACCAGTACTTTTGTGCAGTTAAAAAGCGGTGCAGCAATTCAGGGAATTGGCGAATACTTATTAATTATCGTATTAGCCAATTTGGTACAAGGATTTATTGTGTTACCACTTTGGTTAAAGTTTCAAGGAATAAAACCGTTCCAGACCATGAAAGGAATGCTGCCGGCACTATCACTGGCTTTTTTCTCTAAATCTTCCGTTGGCACCTTACCTGTTACTATGGAAACGGTAGAAAAAAATCTAAATGTAAAACCCCATTTAAGCCGTTTCATATTACCACTTTGCACCAGTATTAATATGAATGGTTGTGCTGCGTTTATCTTTGCCACTGTTATTTATTTAATGCAAAACCATGGTATTCATGTTTCCTTAGGTTCCATGTTTTTATGGATCATAGTGGCTACCGTCGCGGCCATAGGAAATGCCGGAGTGCCCATGGGTTGTTTCTTTTTAAGTGCCAGCCTTTTGGCAAGTATGAATGTGCCGATTACTTTGATGGGTATTATTTTACCTTTTTATAGCTTAATCGACATGTTAGAAACTTCACTAAATGTTTGGTCGGATGCCTGTGTAGTGAAGGTTGTGGATACTAAGGCGCAAAAAGAGGCTTTGGCAGAAGCAGAAAAAAACACCGATGGGCGATTAGTTGAAATTGCGTAG
- a CDS encoding biotin transporter BioY: MDLTIKNQKRIDHWKILLTLTVGICFMTLMAKIRLIIPTTSIQLSLQSLSVSMLIIFLGKKAYWIVLAYLFLATLGVPLLADGSITPTWILSPKAGYYVGFLFSSLIVPQLLAKVQPRTFSQIWCCLALNETVILCSGFLVLSYHFGFFQAWLLGVWPYILGALGKITVATSIYKIYSYSG, encoded by the coding sequence ATGGATTTAACAATAAAAAATCAGAAAAGAATTGATCACTGGAAAATACTACTGACTTTAACAGTTGGTATTTGTTTTATGACGTTGATGGCGAAAATTCGGTTGATAATTCCAACAACATCCATACAACTATCGCTACAAAGCTTAAGCGTTTCCATGTTAATCATTTTTTTAGGTAAGAAAGCCTATTGGATAGTTTTAGCTTACTTATTCTTAGCAACACTTGGCGTTCCATTACTCGCTGATGGCAGTATAACCCCTACCTGGATTCTGTCGCCTAAAGCAGGTTATTATGTTGGATTTTTATTCTCTTCATTGATTGTTCCACAACTCTTAGCAAAGGTACAGCCTCGAACTTTTTCTCAAATTTGGTGTTGTCTGGCACTAAATGAGACTGTGATATTATGCTCGGGTTTTTTAGTGTTGAGCTATCATTTTGGATTTTTTCAAGCTTGGCTGCTAGGTGTCTGGCCTTATATCTTGGGCGCTTTAGGAAAAATAACCGTAGCTACGTCAATTTACAAAATTTATTCCTATTCTGGTTAG
- the ttcA gene encoding tRNA 2-thiocytidine(32) synthetase TtcA: MESFSTIEKKLLHYTGKAIADFNMIQKGDRVMVCLSGGKDSFTLLTLLNLLRKRSNNKFELFSFTLDQAQPGWNDQQLKAWLEERKIPHIVLTRDTYSIVKEKVPEGKTYCSLCSRLRRGIIYRYAEEQGFTKIALGHHRDDLIRTLMMSILYNGDIRSMPPKLLSDNKKHIVIRPMCYVQEKDIIDYAKELNFPIIPCNLCGSQENLARKKVGKWIDMLAEENPKVPSNILHALQSIKPSQLMDQNFWPFRTLENELPSHDRKGAEIFLDADCDGVENSLDADSQEVGIF; encoded by the coding sequence ATGGAGTCTTTTTCAACTATTGAAAAAAAGCTTTTACATTATACAGGTAAAGCGATTGCTGATTTTAATATGATCCAAAAAGGCGATCGGGTAATGGTTTGTTTATCCGGCGGTAAAGATTCCTTCACCCTTTTAACCTTATTAAATTTATTGCGTAAACGCTCCAATAATAAATTTGAATTATTTTCCTTTACACTCGACCAGGCCCAGCCGGGATGGAATGACCAGCAATTAAAAGCGTGGTTAGAAGAAAGGAAAATCCCTCATATCGTTTTAACCCGCGATACCTACTCCATTGTCAAAGAAAAAGTTCCCGAAGGGAAAACGTATTGTTCGCTGTGTTCACGTTTACGTAGGGGTATTATTTATCGCTATGCAGAAGAACAGGGGTTTACCAAAATTGCACTGGGGCACCACCGTGACGATCTTATTCGTACTTTAATGATGTCCATTTTATATAATGGCGACATACGTTCAATGCCTCCAAAATTATTAAGTGACAATAAAAAACATATAGTTATTCGTCCTATGTGTTATGTACAAGAAAAAGACATTATCGATTATGCCAAAGAATTGAATTTCCCCATTATTCCTTGCAACTTATGCGGTTCACAAGAAAATTTAGCCCGAAAAAAAGTAGGTAAATGGATTGATATGCTGGCAGAAGAAAACCCTAAGGTGCCGAGTAACATACTACATGCCCTGCAAAGCATTAAACCAAGTCAATTAATGGATCAAAATTTTTGGCCATTTAGAACCTTAGAGAATGAGCTACCGAGCCACGATCGTAAGGGAGCGGAAATCTTTTTAGATGCGGACTGTGATGGAGTAGAAAACTCTCTAGATGCAGACAGTCAAGAAGTAGGAATTTTTTGA
- a CDS encoding lipoprotein, producing MKKIILFLMALAIVSSCSYRNFTDGIRSFKVQNYRQAFILLKPEAEKGQPDAQYAVGYMYYYGYGVVEDRIKACYWIKRAAALGQPDAVQAVEILRLNT from the coding sequence TTGAAAAAAATTATTTTATTTTTAATGGCACTTGCTATCGTAAGTTCGTGTTCTTACCGGAATTTTACCGACGGAATACGCAGCTTCAAAGTCCAAAACTACCGGCAAGCTTTTATTTTACTAAAACCCGAAGCTGAAAAAGGGCAGCCTGACGCACAATATGCAGTAGGGTATATGTATTACTATGGATATGGTGTAGTAGAAGACAGGATTAAAGCTTGCTATTGGATTAAACGTGCGGCAGCGTTAGGCCAGCCCGACGCAGTCCAGGCGGTGGAAATATTAAGGCTTAATACCTAA
- a CDS encoding NAD-dependent epimerase, with protein MQVLITGCAGFIGFHLAKLLLENGNEVVGIDNLNDYYDVKLKEARLQLLKKYPHFTFYQQDICTLSAVSTIFNTHLPTHVVNLAAQAGVRYSLVNPHAYVQSNIVGFTNIVENCRHHQVKHLVYASTSSVYGANASLPYKESDNTNHPLTIYAASKKANELIAHSYSHLYQLPTTGLRFFTVYGPWGRPDMAFFSFTKDILEGNPIKIFNNGQMQRDFTYIDDIVVGISTALTKIPQPTNDWLAETPNPAFSNAPYQVFNIGCGQPVALMDYIEAIEDALGKKAIKEFYPMQKGDVLSTHADTLRLQEYLGYKPSIPVREGVRNFVNWYKEFYGA; from the coding sequence ATGCAGGTATTGATAACCGGTTGCGCCGGGTTTATTGGATTTCATTTGGCTAAACTTTTATTAGAGAATGGAAATGAAGTGGTTGGTATTGATAATCTCAATGATTATTATGATGTGAAGCTAAAGGAGGCCAGATTACAATTATTAAAAAAATATCCTCATTTCACTTTTTACCAGCAAGATATTTGCACTTTATCCGCGGTATCGACAATTTTTAACACCCATCTTCCTACCCATGTAGTGAATTTGGCAGCCCAAGCGGGCGTCCGTTACTCTTTAGTCAACCCTCATGCCTATGTGCAATCTAATATTGTGGGTTTTACCAATATTGTCGAAAACTGCCGCCATCATCAAGTCAAACATTTAGTTTATGCTTCCACCAGCTCCGTATATGGTGCGAATGCCTCTTTGCCCTATAAAGAAAGTGACAATACCAACCATCCTCTAACCATTTATGCCGCCAGTAAAAAAGCAAATGAGCTTATTGCCCATTCGTATTCGCACCTCTACCAGCTACCGACTACCGGCCTTCGTTTTTTTACCGTCTATGGGCCTTGGGGTCGGCCAGATATGGCTTTCTTTTCTTTTACTAAAGATATTTTAGAAGGGAACCCGATTAAAATATTTAATAATGGACAAATGCAACGTGATTTTACTTACATTGATGACATTGTTGTAGGTATCTCAACCGCCCTAACCAAAATACCGCAGCCTACTAATGACTGGTTGGCAGAAACTCCGAATCCAGCGTTTAGTAACGCCCCGTATCAAGTTTTTAATATAGGTTGCGGCCAACCCGTAGCATTAATGGATTACATAGAAGCCATAGAAGATGCCCTGGGTAAAAAAGCAATTAAAGAATTCTACCCAATGCAAAAAGGAGACGTTCTAAGCACACATGCGGATACTCTGCGCTTGCAAGAATATTTAGGCTATAAACCAAGCATACCAGTTAGGGAAGGGGTGCGAAATTTTGTAAATTGGTACAAAGAATTTTATGGAGCTTAG